Genomic window (Acidobacteriota bacterium):
CTTGCCAGCGGCAAATCAGCGAATCCGCAGACTTTCAATCGGTTTGTGTATTGCGTCAATTCGCCATTGGGTTGCGTCGACCCAACGGGCCTAGACGGCGAACGGCGGTGGTACTCGACAACCAATCCGGACCTTCTCAAGGAAAAGTGCGACAACCGCTGCACGACCTATTATCAAGCGTTCGAGGAGTCGCCCGGAGAGAAATGGAACGACGTGAGTTTCGAAAACGGGGTTTATCATGTTATCAGCGGATCCCGAATTGGCACACAATACCTTTATGCAGACGGAACGAGTGACGGCGGATCCCGTGCGCGATGGTTCGACGAATGGGCCTCTTTCACACAAGCCACGCGCGATTACTGTCGAATTGATCCAAAATGTATCGGAGTACGCGACCCGGAATTTGCAGCACGTGCAGGCGATGCGATGTGGTCCGGTGCAGCTGTTTACAACGGCTTTGCCGGAACGTACAATCTCGGAGCATGGGGCGCGAATTCGGCGTCCGGCGGCGACAGAATTCCGTACGCTCCGATTCTGTCGCCTGATGAAAACACATCGGGCGCCGGAAAGTTTTTCTACTACGGCACGAACGGCGCGATGTTGGTGAACGGCGGCGCCAATGTGGTTCGGTCATTGGCGAATTTGAGGAGCATATCGTTGTATCGAGCGATTTCCGCCTCCGAACTCAGAGACATTGCCGTAAACGGTTTGAGAACAAAGCGCGGTGGGTATGAGTCCGTCAAACTATTCGCCACTTCAGTTGATGATGCAACCCGTTTTGGTAGAAACAATTTCCGGCTTGATAAAATCCCGAATTTTGTTTTGGAGGTAAGGGTACCATCGCGAGTATTCAAGATGAGCGAGAAGCTTCCAATGGATGGCATGAAGGCTGTTGCCATTCCGGCTAATCAGCTACGCAGAGCGCAGGCACGGCGTGTTTTTATGGCAAGCCCGCTTTCCGGGAACTAGTTATCTCCTTCGGGAATTTGTTTCTTATGATAATTGCAACTTCGAGAATCAAACTGAACAAGCTTCGAAAGACTCCTTTCATCAGTGGTTACAGGCCCGTTTTTGATTTCGGTGGCGAGTATATGACGAGCGGAATGATTGATCTTCTTGACCGGGACTCGATGAAACCAGGTGATGAAGCTCTCGTTTCAATTCGATTCTTGGATGAGAGCATAGATTACTTAGGGGTCGGAATAGGCTCGACGTTTCAGTTCGGTGAAGGCGACAAGCCATTTGGGCATGGAGAAATCTTGGAATTACGATCGGTTTCGGACAAATCTAACGAAGATTGATGCGCCCCCGCGCAATGTCCTCGCTGACGTGCGGAATACGACCGGTTCGGCAACCGGACGCAGTTCGCGAACTTTGCCGGAACGACGCAGATCGTCAATGACAACAAATCGTTCCCGCAGATCGATCCGGCGACGAACCGGTTCAACCCGAATCAGGGCTACGGCTACGATAAAAACGGCAATCTGATCGCGAATGCCGACGGGCTGAGCGTCGTTTTCAACGGCGAGAACAAGCAGTCGTTGGTGCTCGACCAGAACAACCAACCGATCGGGCGCTACTTTTACGACGGCGAGGGTCGCAGGGTCAAGAAGGTCACCGATCTTGAAACGACCGTGTTCGTGTACGACGCGAGCGGCAAACTGATCGCCGAATACTCGAACCAGACGCCCGAGAATCCGAACACGAGCTATGTCGCGACCGACACCCTGCTGAGCGTCAGGCTGGTGACGGACCGGAGCGGGAATGTCGTCTCACGCCGCGACTTCAAGCCGTTCGGCGAGGACCTTGCCGCCGACCAGACGTTCAGGAAAACGACCGACAAATACTCGACTGCAACCCAGGACAAGGTCCGCCAACGCTTCACCGGATACCTGAAAGACATCGAAACGGGCCTCGACTTCGCCGAAGCGAGGATGTACGAAAACCGCCACGGCCGGTTCACCGCGGTCGATCCTTTGCTCGCAAGCGGCAAATCAGCGAATCCCCAGACCTTCAACCGCTACACCTACGTGATGAACAGCCCGCTGGTCAATACCGACCCGACGGGTTTGCAGAACAACCAGATTCCTGACGAAGGTGGAACAATCGACGGCGGAACCTCTCGGGCCTGCGAGTTCTTTGGTTTTGCTTGCCGTGCGATGAGGTGGGTGAGTAACACAATTTCTTGGAACGGTGAAACGGCAAGAACTGGCTCATGGGAATTGGCAACGTTGGCGGTAAGGTATCGTTCATATACATCGGGAGGTGACGATTCTTGGGAAACCGATTCCACCCCGACACCCATTCGATTTGGATTCCAACAAGTTGTGAACAGCACAACGGAAGCGCAATTCGATGCGCTTAATCGGACGATGGAAGACGTAGACGCTAAAATACAATGGGTTCCAGTTCTAAGTAGTATCTATAATGCTCAAAAGTCCGGGCTTTTGGCAGAACAAGGGCGGGGGAGTTACGGCAGATTCGCCGTTGACACCGTTCTTCTTGGCGTAGACGTAGTGACAGCACCGACGGGGAGCAAGGGACAATCGGCCAAAAGTATTGCCTTGGGTCTGGAGACCCTTGGGGAACGCTTTGTTGTTAAGGAACTTGCGGAATCGACTTCAGCTAGCGTTGCAAAAAACTGGGCTAGTAACGGAATTACCCGGCGGACGGTAACAAACAACTTTGGTCGCGCATTTAACCAGGCTGCGTCTCGGTCTGATCAAATATATTTTGCGCTAGACGGCCTAATTGATGATATTCCCGGAGCCCTGGACAAAGGGAGGAGATTCGGCTTCGATGTGCGGCGCCGTAATGTCACAAATGCCGAGCTCTATACAATCGCGTCCAATCCAAGCCTGTTGCAAAAAACAACTTTCTTCGTCAATAATCGTCGGGTCGCTTCGCCTTTTTGAAAGGCCAACAGCGTTTTGATTGAAAATAATGAAAATTGAGGAAGATATTAGAGAAGTACCGCAAAATTGGAAATTAGTGTTGAACCATTATTATGGTCTCGCCGCTGAGGGCAAGGATGTACTCCCGATTTTTGAATTGTTTGACTATCTGTTGCGGAACGGTCGACTTGACGGGTGCCATCCGCTTTCCTTTTCGCATTGTGTCAGTTTCTCTCGGACGAGCAGCTATGAGGTTTCTCGAACGATGCCATCAGTAGCCGTACAATATCTCGGGAACAGGAGATTTCGAGTCTTCTACGTCGAGGCGGAAACCAAGGGTTTTTCCGAAAAACGGTATGACTGTTCTGAAGCGGAAGTCTATGGATTAGTTGAGTCAATGACACTTCGCTTAGAAATCGATGAGCGATCGCGAAAGCAACCCGACTCTAATCTGTGATATCGGGAAACCCTTTTTCTCCCTTTGGTTCGAAACGCGAAAATATGCACGTCGACCCTTGGTGGATTTGCGACCAACTCGACCGCCGCGCCGCCCGAGAATCCGACGACGCGTTACACGGCAACGGATATGTTGGGATCGCCAAGAGTGATCACGGACAGCGAAGGCAACGTCATCGCGCGCCGCGATTTCAAACCCTTCGGCGAAGAGATCACCAGCAACACCGGCGAACGTACAATCACAGCAAAATACGGCGCCGCCGACAACCTCCGCCAGAAATTCACCACCTACCAACGCGACGAAGAAACCGGACTCGATTTCGCCGAAGCGCGGATGTATCAGAACAAACACGGCCGATTCACCGCGGTCGATCCGCTGCTGGCATCGGGCAAGAGGGCGAATCCGCAGACTTTCAATCGGTTTGTTTATGTGCTCAACTGTCCGCTTGTGCTGGCCGATCCGGATGGGCAACAGGCGGCCACCGGATCGAAAAGACGAGTTGTCGATGTGTACGTATTACTGAATCGCGGAGAACGTCGAGGAACGCGCAGTCTCGACGGACTTGCTCAGCGCCGGAACGTCAACGTGTATTACATCAAGGAGAATGAATTTGGAACCCAAAAGATATTTAAATCCTTGCAAGATCCAACTAGGAATGTCGTAATAGTCACGCACTCCTGGGGCGGCAAAGGCCAAGGGATATGGCTCGGTGAGAGAGTAACGAAGACGCCCTTGGGTAGCATTAACGAAGTACAAAGCCTCGGCTCACTTGGTATCACGACGCGGATACGTGACGAAAAGGGAAATGTTAGTTATCAGAACGAGTCAACGCCTATGATTGATAGTCAAAACGTGTTTATCGTTAGCTGTTGGCAAGGTCGCAACTTCCCGAGAGTACTTCAGTTTCTGAAAGGCGATAATTCAGAGATCTATTTCAATAACCCTTTGGGGCCAGACAATTTGGGAAACAATGCTGGAACGCGGGTCACGACAGCGATGAATGCCGGCTACGAGATAACAAAGGCGCTGTCAAACGGTGATTCAATCGATACGGTGGTAAAGAAGGGTAACGCGGCGCTGTCGAAGGACCCGAAGGCGGCCGGGAACACCGATTATTTGGAGCGGGTGCCCGATTATGCGGTTTCCGTTGAAGTCACCGATGTCGAAGTACTACCTGATGAAAAGAAACCAAAAAAGCCAGAAACCCCTGAATAATATAGAGGAAACACAATATGGATTGTACGAGAAATCATTGGATTCTTATTGCTGTTCTCGCGGTTTCGGCATCGCTGGCGGCATGTTCCCAACGTGTTAGCGATGTAAGAATGAAAACTGAACAGCACGAGCTTACCAGTGTGGAGATTTGTCGTTATGTTTCCGGCAGGTGGATCGTGTACAATCCGCCAAGCAGTGTTGAAGACAAAGATTGTCAGCGGAAACGATGCGGCCCGATTGTTGGTTTGCTTGAGTTGACGTGCAGCGGCGACACCGTGTCCGGCAAAATGCTACTCGGGATTAGTTCCCAGGAGGCGCAGCCGAATGAGTCTTGGGCGGACGTATCAGCGGAACTCAAACGAGGTTCGGTCGCGCTACAGTTCTCGGATGATGAATGCATAATGCGACTTCTTTTAAATGATTTTGAAATGAATCAGTTGTCCGGTGAAATATCGTCCGAAAACTGCAGAGTCCTAGGTCGAGAGATTCGTTGGGACGGAAAGGTGGTCTTGGTAAGAACCAGATAATCTCGACCGAGCTAAAGGGCAACATCGCGCGGTCGGTGATAACGTGTATAGTTTAATTCACCGGCTATCAGAAAGACGACGAAACCGGCCTCGACTTCGCCGAAGCCCGAATGTACGAAAACCGCCACGGCCGCTTCACTGCCGTCGATCCTTTGCTCGCAAGCGGCAAATCAGCGAATCCGCAGACTTTCAATCGGTTTCTTTATGTGCAGAATAGTCCGATTATCTCAACCGACCCAACCGGATTGTGCGGTGGGCCAATAATCCTTGTCCAAGAGAATGGAACCGGACGGCTTACACGGCGACCGATTCCACAGGTCGGACTTGGTACAACAACGAAATCCCTGCAAATACAACGCTGAATTGGACCGTCTTGCCAGTCGGTTCCGATATTACAATTACGGATGTCACGACAAACGCTCAATTTCGCATTTTCAATTATGGCGACGGTACTGTGGGTGGTATGGGCTGGTATCAGGTTAAGGCGCGCTCTCAGTTAGACTTCTTGACTTCAACCCTAAGCAACAACACTTTGGGTGACGCACTTTGGAATCGAAGATTTCCAACCAGAGCTCCAACGATCAGTGTCTGGGATCGCGCGATGATGGATACCATACAAAGAAGCGATAGCAGTGCATTTCCATCCCTTTCGCGATCGGTCACAAAAAGTCCCACTTGGCCAGTCCTAAACGGTATCCGTCGTGTAGCTCGACCCGACGCGATTTCGATTGGCGGCAGTGTGCCAATACCTTTTTGGAATCCCGGAGCAACAATAACGCTAACAAGTGAGGGAGACGTTATCGGGTCTCGGGATTATAGCCCAATCAACCTTTCCAGCTATTCGAACGCACTAAGGAATATTCAGAACCCAAGCAAGTTCCTTTCGGGTTTCAGCACGAAAAACCTCGGAGGTGGAATAAGCCTAAACGCTAATTACATCCTAGACAACAACCGCTCTCGTGATGGGATCCGAGACTTCTTTCTCGGAAGCAGCGTGACGACTCAGGGATGTGCAAGAATATGTGCCGGAGTCACGAGAACCGGCTCTCGGACTTCTTTCAATGTTGGCTTTTCACCTGGTTCTGGTGGCAGCCTTACAATTGGAAACGGCACGTACTTGGGAAATCCAATAGAGTGGTTCAGGCCGAGAAATTGAAAGGAGAAATTCATGGTTGACATAAAGGTCTTGATTCTTGCATTCGGAATTCTTGCAATCGTCTCTTGTTCCGGTCAAACGAATCCCGATGAGATTGACGCGACAGTTGCGCGATCTGAAATCTTGAAACGAGTCACTGCAATTTGCGCTGACATGCCAAAACCGGAGAGCTTTCGATTTATCAGAAAAGAACTTGGCGGAAATACCAACATGGCGGTATTGACGTTTTCTATATGTCCGACAAACGTATGGATGAAATAAAGGCATTCTATGAAGATTGGGCAAGAAACGCCGGTTGGAGCTTTTTGGAGGAAAGCTTATCGGATGAAAGCCGATACGTTAAAGGAAACCAGTTTGTTGTGATTGAATTTCAACTGATGGGTGATTCAAATGTTGAGATCTCGTGTAAAGAAAGACGCTGAGAAGGATTCGGAGACAAAATGTCGAAAAAGGTCATCAGCACAAGCCTCGATGATCGTTCTGATCCTATTGACGGCGGCGTGTTTCAGAATTGATCCAATATACTTTGCAGATGACAAGAACCTTGCGGAGAAGAAGATTGAGTATTTTCATGAATTGTACAACGATCAGAAGTTCGACGAAATGTATGATTTGTTATCGGTTCAGACAAAGCGTGTACTGACATTTGATAACTTCTCACAAGCATATGGGGATGTTCGACGGAATTTTGGAAAAGTCAGAAAAAGTACTCGAATTGAAGAAGGCGTGAAAGTTGAGGCCGCGTACCGCGTTGTTAGACTTGTTTTTGAAACTGAGTTTGAGAAAGCAAGAGTTCGCGAGGAATTTGTTTGCCATGTTACCAAAGAAAATGCGGTCATTTACTTCATGGAGAAACCCGAAGTAATTCGATAGATTACGGAGCGCTGCTACTCCAAGCCGAACCTCAACGTCACAGCCACGACCTGCGCCGGCCTCGCGAGCAACGACCTCAGCGACAACACGCCCGAGGTCACGTTCCTTTACGACGGACTGCTCGAACCCAATCAGGCTCCGGCATCGCCGAACTACGCCAAAGGCAAACTGACGCGCGTCGCGAGCTCGGTCTCGGACACGCGCTACACCCAGTTCGACACGCTCGGCCGCCTGACCGAAAGCATCCAGCGCACTCCGTTCGGCACCGAATCGGTCGAAAGCGCGACGCCGCGCGTCTCGAAGTACGCCTACAACTTCGCCGGCGCGTTGATTGAGGAAACCTATCTCTCGACGCGAGTCGTCCGCTACGAATACGAACCCGACGGCGACCTCAGCCGGATCTGGGGCAAAGCCAACCAGATCGCGCCCGAGAGGACCTACGCCAATTCGTTCTCATACACGGCATCGGGCGGGATCGAGCGGATGAAGCTCGGGAACAACCGATGGGAGACGGCAAAGTTCAACGAGCGGGCGCAACTGACCGAGATCGGGATCGGCGTCGGTGTGAGCGACAACAGCGTCTGGAAGCTCGAATACAAATACGGCGAGCTTGAGTCGGGATCGGTCAATGCGAGCAAGAACACGGGCAACATCGCGCAGATGGTGATGACGGTTGCCGGCATTGCGAATCCGATCGTCCAGAATTACAAATACGATCCGCTTTATCGCCTGACTGAGGCGGAAGAAAAGAACAACAGGACCGAAAATGCCGGACAGAACTGGACTTTGCCGGCCCGTCCAGCCGCGGAGCGGCGGCAGAGTTTAGCCGTGCGGCGTAAGCCCACGGAAAGCGATCGAATCCCGAACCCGAGTCGCAGAGCGACGGCACACCGCATTTTGGATTTCCGATTTTGGATTTCGCCAACCCGCAGGAGTTGCGCGTTCACGCGTGACCGCCGAAAGCGGACGAACGGCGTGTCGATTTCCGACCGATCGGAAATCCAAAATCGAAATTCCAAAAATCGGCCGTGCCGTCGCTCGCGCGACTCCAATCTCTAACCGCGCGTTGGCCCGTGGGCTGACGCCGCACTGCGGCTGGTTGAATGCGTAAAGTCCGCGACGGCGAGGGAAAACGCGTCAAGAAGATCACGTGGAACACTCAAGGCGTATCGGAAACCACGATCTTCGTCAATTCGGCCGGAAAGCTGGTCGTAGCCGTGGATTTCAACCAACGGCAAGCTTCGAAAAGGGCCGCGCGTCGCTTCAGCGACGACCCGAATCAGCCGTCGCTGAAGCGACGAGATCCCACAATGCGATGTCCGGGGGTTGAAACCCACGGCTTGTTCACGGCATCGCTACGCGATTCGGATCTCGTCGGCGACTCACGGCATCGTTGCGCGATTCGGATTTGGCGGACGGATCCAGACGGGGCGCTTATGAAAAGTCCAGAGCCCTGAAAGGCGGGAACGGGACAACAAAGTAGTGTGCGGCAAGGCGAAAGAAACGAGCGCGGCCGTTTTTTGAACAACGCAACATGATGCTGCAAGGGTCCGACAATCAACGACTTACCTTCGACCCCTTCAGGGCCGGCGTCCCATCTGACTAAAATCCTGGGTTTACGCTCCGCTCACCCCAGGCTATTATCTGATTCGCTTTCAGCGAATTTATACAGTTTTTGACAGCCCCAAGGGGTCATAAAAGTTTCGCGCGTCGCGTCAGCGACGATTGATTCAGCCGTCGCTGACGCGACTAGATACGAATCAACGAGAACCCGTGGGTTGAAACCCACGATCGGGATAGGGAGAAGCCTCACGGCTCCCGCCTCCCACACCACCCTGCGTACGGGTCCGTACAGAGAACAGGGTCAGCCAGCCAGCGAATGCAATCCGAGCGAGGTGAAAAGGCATTGGGAAGAACACGTGAAACGAGCCTGAATCGCGAAAGCCACTTCGTGCGACACTCCGAAATTCGGCGAATAGAACGCTCGAAATGAAGTGATCGCGCTTGTTTCAGAAATGCGGCAGGCGATTATAGTTCAATCCGTAATATGGGATTAGTAGAGTCGAAGACTGGCGCGGTTGCTTAGGCTCCGTTTCCAGTCCCCGCTCATCGAACCGGACGTGCGGATTTCCCGCATCCGGCTCTCCGACTTGATTCATTGCAACGCTGTCGGCAGAGAGCCATTTCTTCTTTTGCCAATTTGGTGAACTCCGAGATCGGCAAAGATCTTGGCGTAAGCAAACTGACGAGTGCCCCGCGAGGACACCTTGTGGCGCCGCTGCAAGAAGTTCCGCACCGTTTTGATCACATGGGCATTGACTGCCTGATAGCTCTTCCGTTTGCTGCCGTAGTGGAAGTATCCTTCCCATCCGATCAGCGTGCGGTTGAGGCTGTCGCGCACATCCGCCCATGCGCCTGATTGCGGGCGCAGAGTTTCACTGATTTTGGCTTTGATCCGCTTGACGCTTTTGCGGGACGCGCTGGCGCCAAGGTAGCGCCTGCCGCCATCTCTGGCGTAGTAGTGCAGGCCAAAGCTGTAGCCCAGGAAATCAAACTGCTCCGTTCCCGCGTTTCGCACGCAGGTCTTGGTCTCGTTTATCTCCAGTTTCAGCTTCGTCATTGCCTGCCTTGTCCACGCCAGAGCCTCGTTGGCCTTGCCCCGGCTGAGGATGACAAAGTCATCCGCGTAGTTCACCAGCCGGGCCGCAAACTGCCGCTCGCCCGAGCATTGCTTCCAGTACCGCAGATACCGGTTCATGTAGCGATTGGCAAGCAACGGACTGATGACGCCGCCCTGCGGCGTACCGGTCTTGTTCTTCTTGCCCCCGCTCATGTTCGGCCCCTTCGGCCCTTCGCTTTGCACGGGTGCCTGCAGCCAGCTTTTGAGCAGTCTCAGCACCTCCCTGTCCACGATCCGCAGCGTGATCGAACGCATCAGTTCGTCGTGCGGGATATTGTCGAAGTATTTCGACAGATCCGCATCGACGACCTGCGTGTGCCCCTCAATCAGCGCCCTGTGAACCGCCTTGACCGCATCGATGGCGCTTCGCCTCGGCCGATAGCCGTAGGCTTCGTCTTCCATGTCCGCCTCAAAGATCGGCTCCAGAACCAGCTTTGCGGCTGTCTGGACGACCCGGTCTCTGATCGTCGGCAATCCCAATGGACGCTCCCCGCCGTCGGGCTTCGGGATCATCACCCTGCGCACCGCCTGTGGACGGTAGCTTTTGCCTTTCAGCTCTTCTTGCAGTCCGCTCAGCCAGTCTTCCACACCCTGCTCTTCGATCTGATCGAACGTCACCCCGTCCACACCCGGCGCTCCGCGCTTTTCGCGCGACAGCTTCCAGGCATGGGCCAGTATATCGCTCCGCCAGATCTTGTCGTAGAGCTGGTAGAACCGGAATTGCGGTTCCGCCTTCGCTTTGCAATACAGCTTTCGTTGTAGTTTCCGGATCGATTCCGGTGTTTCCAGACTCACGTCAATCACCTCACCTCGTCTACCACTAGAGCATTCAAGAAGTTGGGGTCCTTTGCTCGGCGGACATTACTCCGCTTCGACGCTCCTACAACCCCATCCGCCACCCGTCGCTGCCCGTCCGCGCCTGTTGCCAGACCTTCCGGTTGGGATCGCGACTCCCACAGCTCCGGGCTTCCCGTATTTGCGCGATTGGCTTTCACAACATGCCCAGCTCATTACCCCGGCGAACCGAAGCGGGTGCGTTTGTCGGTGTCTTCCCCGTTTCGTACTGCCTTCCCCGTTTGGGTGGCGGGTCGGCGTTCGCATTAGCTCTTTCGAGGCCTGCTCAAGCTTCACTCACGTTTGGGCCTGCTGCTTCGCTCGACCGCCCTCGGCGGCCTTTGTCACGAGGCTCCGACTTGTACGGTTGCCCGTACCCGCCGCTCGTCAGCTAACAGATTTCACCAACATTTATCTGTGTGGTTCCTTCCACCACTAGTCAATCGCACCGAGTACGGCGCACACCCAGATTACGCGTTTGCGACGGTTCAGTAATCTGAGTGATTTGATTCGCCGGATCAAATTGATATTGACGATCAAAAAGCGTCGCGGTTGATGCCGCGTCTTTCAATCTCGTCAGTCGGCTCATTCCGTCATAATCAAAAGTCGTCGTTACTCCGTTCGGCAAAGTCGTTGAAGTCAAACGATTGGCGATGTCATAGCCGAAAGTGAAATTCTGACTCGCTTCGTCGGTCAGCTGCGTCAAACGATTCACGCCGTCATAGTTGTAAGTCGTGTGAACCGCCGAATCCAATTTTAACTGCGTCCGATTCGAAGCCGCATCGTAATCATATTCAACGAGATGACCGAAAACATCGGTTGAAGTTTTAACCCGACCGCGGGTGTCGTAAGTAAAGTTGACCGTGCCGTTTTCATTGCCTGCGCTCGTCAATCTTGATAAATCGTCATAGTTGTAGGTCGCCGTAAGCGCCGGTACCGGATTCGTTGTTCCGGGAAAATAGTTGATCTTCTTGAGGCGGTTCAAAACATCGTATTCAAAGGTCGTTTCGCGACCGGAATAGTCAGTTCGGTTTGTCCGATTGCCGACCGCATCGTATTCAAAGCTCATCGTCGCCCCGGCTCTGGATTGCGACAACTGGCGACCAAGTGCGTCGTATGCAAATTGATAATGCTGATTCAATGCGTCGGTGACCTTCACCATTTGGCTCCGCGCGTTGTATTCAAAATGCGTAACCTGCGCCATTGCGTCGGTCGTACTAATCAGTCGGTTCGCATTATCGTACTCATAAATTGTTTGTCTACCGGCCGTATCAATCCGTTTCTTGACGTTACCTACGAGATCGTATTCAGTTCTTTGATCAAGTCGGGTCCCGCCGGACGTGATCGCCGGATAGATCACTTTTCTTAGTCTGTTGAACTCATCGTATTCATAATTTGTCTCGTTTCCGAGCGCATCGCGTTGGTTGACCCAAGCTGTACTACCAGTCAGGAACCTACACCACCGGCGAATATTCATCAAACTCCCAAGAGCCAATGAGGCGCAACTTCGCCGCAATGCCCTGCCAATTCTCGGCTTCAACATTTCCAACGAAGCGGTCAATTGCCACGCGAATCGCATCGTAATCGTAGTACTCCACCAGTAGATGATGGTATCCGAATAATGGACCGGTTTGTCTAAGTTTTCGCTCAAGCCACTTCGGTGTGCATACGACTAGATCGAAGCTCTCTTCACCAATACCGCCCACCTCACCGACGATCATTCTGACGACAAGCGAAAAATCGTCCACCAATTCCGGCAGATGCACTTTCAAATCATCAATTTGGTCGTTTATCAAATGCTTGATTTCGCATCGCATCGCTGTCTCCTTTTGAATCACGGTTCTTGAAACAATCAATAAACATCAAGATGCCCGTTTGCATAGGGTTGTGCTCCCGGGGTCAATTTAGATTCGAAGTTCGCCTGCACACGTCCAAGATTCGGCTTATATGTCGGTGGTCGGAATACCCTGAGCCCGTCGGCGCTGACAAGCGTTTTTCCGTCTGACGCGATACGGTAACCGTCACCAACCCATGCGCGGCCCATTTGAATTGACTCACTATGTGATGCGGCACCTATGCCGAAATTGCCTTTTCCAACTGCGGCATTCCTTAGAATTCCGCTCATTTCTGCCGTCGACAATCGTGTGGATCCCGCTGAAATCCCAAGTTCAATTATCTCATCCCCGGTTCCAAACAAGACTCGCCTGACTCCGGGGCCGAGAACGCGACCGACCTTTCCGAGGACTTTGCCGATGACGAAACCGCCGACCGCATTGAACGCTGTCCACCCGACAAGTTTTGCTCCGGCCGCGAGCCGGTCTTCGGTCGAGCATCGATAGTCTCCGGCGATCCATGACCACTCAGCGACGTTGTCAAGCATCAACAGATCGGATACCGTGTTCGATACACCGTTTATTTCCCAGTATTCGACAGGCAGCGGATTCCGGAGATAGTTTACCGGCCCTTCCTGCAATCCAAAAGGATCAACCGCCCCCAGCGGCCCGTTGCCGACATATCCGTACAGATTAACGTCCCCACCAGCAAAGCCGATCGGGTCTTCGGAGATGAATCTGCCAAGATTGCCGTCGTACCAGCGGGCGCGATAGTAATGGAGTCCGGTGAAATCGTCGTACTCGCGGCCGGTGAATTTGTATCTCGTCGCAAGATTGCCGCTCGCATTGCCAAACGAATCATACGAAGCCGACGATGTGAGAGCGCCGGAAGCGCCGGTCAGCGCGTTTGTTGATCCGAGATGGTCGGCGAGGAAGTACTTTACGTCCGAACCGGTCTGCACCCGGAGCTTGTTGTCGATTCCGGGACCGTTCAGGTATTTCGTCAGCGTTCCCGAATTGTCGTCGGCGATGACATCCGCGCCGTCGTGGATGAACTTCGTGTTCTCCTTTCCGCCGACAATGAACCGATGGATTCTGCGTCCGAGAGCGTCGTATTTGTAACGCACGGTCTGCCGCGTGGGCCCTGCGCTTCCGGTAACGGAGTCGGGATGTCAACGTCACCTACCTTTTGACTGGGTAACGGGCTATTCGGTGCGTAGCCGCGCGGAATCGGACCTCCGGCAATTCCCAACTCAATAATCTCGTCACTTGGGCCGAACATCAACCGGCCC
Coding sequences:
- a CDS encoding RHS repeat protein gives rise to the protein MSDNSVWKLEYKYGELESGSVNASKNTGNIARSVTTLAGVANPIVQNYKYDPLYRLTEAGETAGAAQNWIQNFGYDRFGNRTAFSQTLNKTSGAVQTTATPLIDQATNRFVTTNQNFRYDKNGNLTTDGDNRGVVFNGENKQYEVKNASGQTIGRYLYDGEGKRVKKITWNSQGASETTIFVYSAGKLVAEYSDTQVPVPNKTTRYLTEDHLGTPRVITDSEGNVISRRDFLPFGEEITPDIGSRASVAAYQPANDNVKQKFTGYQKDDEAGLDFAEARMYENRHGRFTAVDPLLASGKSANPQTFNRFVYCVNSPLGCVDPTGLDGERRWYSTTNPDLLKEKCDNRCTTYYQAFEESPGEKWNDVSFENGVYHVISGSRIGTQYLYADGTSDGGSRARWFDEWASFTQATRDYCRIDPKCIGVRDPEFAARAGDAMWSGAAVYNGFAGTYNLGAWGANSASGGDRIPYAPILSPDENTSGAGKFFYYGTNGAMLVNGGANVVRSLANLRSISLYRAISASELRDIAVNGLRTKRGGYESVKLFATSVDDATRFGRNNFRLDKIPNFVLEVRVPSRVFKMSEKLPMDGMKAVAIPANQLRRAQARRVFMASPLSGN
- a CDS encoding RHS repeat-associated core domain-containing protein, coding for MLDQNNQPIGRYFYDGEGRRVKKVTDLETTVFVYDASGKLIAEYSNQTPENPNTSYVATDTLLSVRLVTDRSGNVVSRRDFKPFGEDLAADQTFRKTTDKYSTATQDKVRQRFTGYLKDIETGLDFAEARMYENRHGRFTAVDPLLASGKSANPQTFNRYTYVMNSPLVNTDPTGLQNNQIPDEGGTIDGGTSRACEFFGFACRAMRWVSNTISWNGETARTGSWELATLAVRYRSYTSGGDDSWETDSTPTPIRFGFQQVVNSTTEAQFDALNRTMEDVDAKIQWVPVLSSIYNAQKSGLLAEQGRGSYGRFAVDTVLLGVDVVTAPTGSKGQSAKSIALGLETLGERFVVKELAESTSASVAKNWASNGITRRTVTNNFGRAFNQAASRSDQIYFALDGLIDDIPGALDKGRRFGFDVRRRNVTNAELYTIASNPSLLQKTTFFVNNRRVASPF
- the ltrA gene encoding group II intron reverse transcriptase/maturase, producing MSLETPESIRKLQRKLYCKAKAEPQFRFYQLYDKIWRSDILAHAWKLSREKRGAPGVDGVTFDQIEEQGVEDWLSGLQEELKGKSYRPQAVRRVMIPKPDGGERPLGLPTIRDRVVQTAAKLVLEPIFEADMEDEAYGYRPRRSAIDAVKAVHRALIEGHTQVVDADLSKYFDNIPHDELMRSITLRIVDREVLRLLKSWLQAPVQSEGPKGPNMSGGKKNKTGTPQGGVISPLLANRYMNRYLRYWKQCSGERQFAARLVNYADDFVILSRGKANEALAWTRQAMTKLKLEINETKTCVRNAGTEQFDFLGYSFGLHYYARDGGRRYLGASASRKSVKRIKAKISETLRPQSGAWADVRDSLNRTLIGWEGYFHYGSKRKSYQAVNAHVIKTVRNFLQRRHKVSSRGTRQFAYAKIFADLGVHQIGKRRNGSLPTALQ
- a CDS encoding RHS repeat protein; this encodes MNIRRWCRFLTGSTAWVNQRDALGNETNYEYDEFNRLRKVIYPAITSGGTRLDQRTEYDLVGNVKKRIDTAGRQTIYEYDNANRLISTTDAMAQVTHFEYNARSQMVKVTDALNQHYQFAYDALGRQLSQSRAGATMSFEYDAVGNRTNRTDYSGRETTFEYDVLNRLKKINYFPGTTNPVPALTATYNYDDLSRLTSAGNENGTVNFTYDTRGRVKTSTDVFGHLVEYDYDAASNRTQLKLDSAVHTTYNYDGVNRLTQLTDEASQNFTFGYDIANRLTSTTLPNGVTTTFDYDGMSRLTRLKDAASTATLFDRQYQFDPANQITQITEPSQTRNLGVRRTRCD